The proteins below are encoded in one region of Telopea speciosissima isolate NSW1024214 ecotype Mountain lineage chromosome 10, Tspe_v1, whole genome shotgun sequence:
- the LOC122642006 gene encoding phospholipase A1-Igamma3, chloroplastic-like: MASSFLLYCNHPKYMKPNAFQGFVVPTRNLSRTTTLLISKKPISPKPTTTVLPRCKSVSSLTSTAEENLVLEDQETPPLREVWKEIQGCNDWEGLLDPMNPILRKEILRCGEFAQACYDSFDLDPRSKYCGTCKYQGAHFFEKLEMADRGYQLSRYLYATSNINLPNFFQKSKMASIWSPHANFMGYVAVSTDEEEIKRLGRRDIVIAWRGTVTYLEWIADLKDILHPAGFSDDSSIKIESGFYDLYTKKEQDCKYCSYSAREQVLAEMKRLIERYKRDELSITITGHSLGAALALLSAYDIAEMKVNIRHDSENQSKIPISVFSFGGPRAGNLKFKERCDELGVKVLRVINVHDKVPTVPGIFTNEKFQHQKYIEDVIDFPWSYAHVGVELALDHKYSPFLKPTGDLGCAHNLEAHLHLVDGFHGKGHRFCLATKRDIALVNKSCDFLRDDYNVPPYWRQDENKGMVRSADGRWILPERPRMEAHPPDTAHHLEQVLKLVNSPME, translated from the coding sequence AtggcttcttctttcttgttgtACTGTAATCATCCAAAATATATGAAACCAAACGCTTTTCAAGGGTTTGTTGTGCCTACAAGGAATCTCAGTAGAACCACAACACTTCTCATTTCAAAGAAACCCATCTCACCAAAACCAACAACTACAGTTCTTCCAAGATGCAAATCTGTTTCAAGCTTGACTTCAACTGCAGAAGAGAATCTAGTCCTTGAGGATCAAGAAACACCACCACTCAGAGAGGTTTGGAAGGAAATCCAAGGTTGTAATGACTGGGAAGGACTATTAGACCCCATGAATCCTATCCTTCGGAAAGAGATTCTTCGATGCGGTGAATTCGCACAAGCCTGTTACGATTCCTTCGACTTAGATCCTCGTTCGAAGTATTGCGGAACCTGCAAGTACCAAGGTGCCCATTTCTTCGAAAAGCTCGAAATGGCAGATCGAGGCTACCAATTGAGTAGATATCTCTACGCAACATCAAACATCAACCTTCCAAACTTCTTTCAGAAATCAAAAATGGCCAGTATCTGGAGCCCACATGCAAATTTTATGGGCTATGTCGCAGTATCAACcgatgaagaagaaatcaaacgGTTAGGAAGACGAGACATCGTAATAGCATGGAGAGGCACAGTCACATACCTTGAATGGATTGCAGATCTCAAAGACATTCTTCATCCAGCAGGTTTCAGCGACGATTCATCCATTAAAATCGAGTCAGGCTTCTATGATCTCTACACCAAGAAAGAACAAGATTGCAAGTACTGTTCTTACTCTGCTAGAGAACAAGTATTAGCTGAAATGAAGCGTTTGATCGAAAGATATAAAAGAGATGAGTTAAGCATCACAATCACAGGTCATAGCCTTGGAGCAGCACTAGCCCTATTAAGTGCTTACGATATTGCCGAAATGAAAGTTAACATTAGACACGACAGTGAAAACCAGAGTAAAATTCCTATCTCTGTTTTCTCATTTGGGGGTCCTCGAGCGGGTAATCTTAAATTCAAGGAACGCTGTGATGAGCTTGGAGTAAAAGTCCTGAGAGTGATTAATGTTCATGATAAGGTTCCTACAGTACCAGGGATCTTCACAAACGAGAAGTTTCAACATCAAAAATACATTGAAGATGTGATTGATTTCCCATGGAGTTATGCACATGTGGGTGTAGAGCTTGCATTGGATCATAAATATTCTCCTTTTCTCAAACCCACTGGGGATCTGGGTTGTGCACATAATCTGGAAGCTCATCTACACCTTGTGGATGGATTTCATGGCAAAGGACACCGGTTTTGCTTGGCAACTAAGAGAGATATCGCCCTTGTTAACAAGAGTTGTGATTTCTTGAGAGATGACTATAATGTGCCACCTTACTGGCGTCAGGATGAGAATAAGGGGATGGTGAGGAGCGCCGACGGTCGGTGGATCTTGCCGGAGAGACCAAGGATGGAGGCCCACCCACCTGACACTGCACATCATCTTGAACAGGTGCTTAAGCTTGTGAATTCACCCATGGAGTAA